One window of the Anaeromyxobacter dehalogenans 2CP-C genome contains the following:
- a CDS encoding inositol-3-phosphate synthase: protein MKLVSGLKPLRKGEKLAVLMPGMGAVATTAIAGVHAVRKKLAQPVGSLTQLGHFLDDGHNHGRLIKDVLPLASFDDLVFGGWDPIPDDVYAAACRARVLNRDHLEPLKAELEAIKPMPAVFDTEWVRRLDGPNVKKGSLREKAEALQADIRGFMEKHRCARGVMVWTGSTEVYAEIGPAHASLEAFEAALDRNDPTIAPSMVYAYAAMKTGLPFMNGAPNLSQDTPALRELAEREGIVTGGKDFKTGQTLMKTTIAPMLHARLLGLDGWFSTNILGNRDGEVLDDAASFKTKEVSKLSVLDSILSPKQHPELYGDIDHKVTIHYYPPRGDNKEGWDAIDLYGWLGYPMQIKVNFQCRDSILAAPLAVDLAILADLAQRAGEKGPQEWLSFFFKSPVTAAGNGAVHDLFQQQTNLFAKLRSYADAAAQAAKQAAVG, encoded by the coding sequence ATGAAACTCGTTTCCGGTCTCAAGCCCCTGCGCAAGGGGGAAAAGCTGGCGGTGCTCATGCCTGGCATGGGCGCCGTCGCCACCACCGCCATCGCCGGGGTCCACGCCGTCCGCAAGAAGCTGGCGCAGCCGGTGGGGTCGCTCACCCAGCTCGGCCACTTCCTGGACGACGGCCACAACCACGGCCGCCTCATCAAGGACGTGCTGCCGCTCGCGTCGTTCGACGACCTCGTGTTCGGCGGCTGGGATCCCATCCCGGACGACGTGTATGCGGCCGCGTGTCGCGCCCGGGTGCTGAACCGCGACCACCTCGAGCCGCTCAAGGCGGAGCTCGAGGCCATCAAGCCCATGCCGGCGGTGTTCGACACCGAGTGGGTGCGCCGCCTCGACGGCCCGAACGTCAAGAAGGGCTCGCTGCGCGAGAAGGCGGAGGCGCTCCAGGCCGACATCCGCGGCTTCATGGAGAAGCACCGCTGCGCCCGCGGCGTGATGGTGTGGACCGGCTCGACCGAGGTCTACGCCGAGATCGGCCCGGCCCATGCCTCGCTGGAGGCGTTCGAGGCCGCGCTCGACCGGAACGACCCGACCATCGCGCCGTCGATGGTCTACGCCTACGCCGCGATGAAGACCGGGCTGCCGTTCATGAACGGCGCGCCGAACCTGTCGCAGGACACCCCCGCGCTCCGCGAGCTGGCCGAGCGCGAGGGCATCGTCACCGGCGGCAAGGACTTCAAGACCGGCCAGACGCTGATGAAGACCACCATCGCCCCCATGCTGCACGCGCGGCTGCTCGGGCTCGACGGCTGGTTCTCCACCAACATCCTCGGCAACCGAGACGGCGAGGTGCTCGACGACGCCGCCAGCTTCAAGACCAAGGAGGTCTCGAAGCTCTCGGTGCTCGACTCGATCCTGTCGCCGAAGCAGCACCCCGAGCTCTACGGGGACATCGACCACAAGGTCACGATCCACTACTACCCGCCGCGCGGCGACAACAAGGAAGGCTGGGACGCGATCGATCTCTACGGGTGGCTCGGCTACCCGATGCAGATCAAGGTCAACTTCCAGTGCCGGGACTCGATCCTGGCGGCGCCGCTCGCGGTCGATCTCGCCATCCTCGCCGACCTGGCGCAGCGGGCCGGGGAGAAGGGGCCGCAGGAGTGGCTCTCCTTCTTCTTCAAGAGCCCGGTGACCGCGGCCGGCAACGGCGCGGTGCACGACCTCTTCCAGCAGCAGACCAACCTGTTCGCGAAGCTGCGCAGCTACGCCGACGCGGCCGCGCAGGCCGCCAAGCAGGCCGCGGTCGGCTAG
- a CDS encoding winged helix DNA-binding domain-containing protein has protein sequence MPPPLLTRRALNRATLARQLLLARERAGPVRALERLLCVQAQLARPPFLALWARLDGFAPADLSRAALAREVVRAPFLRGTLQLLSARDLLRLRAALGPSLEAALRAGRGRRLETFDRPALEGAARGCLADAPCTFDALRTLVADRFPGADADVALLAVRYTLPLVQVPEAGAPWGWPGAASFADAEAWLGRPCEAAAAPQALLRRALAAVGPASVADLATFTGLRAVREALEGPGAGLRTFRDEDGRELLDLADAPRPSEDVAAPVRFLGEFDAILLAHADRRRFIDDAHRPLVVTNNGLVRACFLVDGRVEGTWRTERGRRGTALVVEPFATLDGAARLALGAEGEALLRFMEPGARVHDVRFARPNAAGRR, from the coding sequence ATGCCCCCGCCGCTCCTCACCCGCCGCGCCCTGAACCGCGCCACGCTCGCCCGTCAGCTCCTCCTCGCGCGCGAGCGGGCCGGGCCGGTGCGCGCGCTGGAGCGGCTCCTCTGCGTCCAGGCCCAGCTCGCCCGCCCGCCGTTCCTCGCGCTCTGGGCGCGCCTCGACGGCTTCGCGCCGGCGGACCTCTCGCGCGCCGCCCTGGCGCGGGAGGTGGTGCGCGCCCCGTTCCTGCGCGGCACGCTGCAGCTGCTCTCCGCCCGCGATCTCCTGCGCCTGCGGGCCGCGCTCGGCCCGTCGCTCGAGGCCGCGCTGCGCGCCGGCCGGGGGCGGCGGCTGGAGACCTTCGACCGGCCGGCGCTGGAGGGGGCGGCCCGCGGCTGCCTGGCGGACGCGCCGTGCACGTTCGACGCGCTGCGGACGCTCGTGGCGGACCGCTTCCCCGGGGCGGACGCCGACGTGGCGCTGCTCGCGGTGCGCTACACCCTGCCGCTCGTGCAGGTGCCGGAGGCGGGCGCGCCCTGGGGATGGCCGGGCGCGGCGTCGTTCGCGGACGCGGAGGCCTGGCTGGGACGGCCCTGCGAGGCCGCGGCGGCGCCGCAGGCGCTCCTGCGGCGCGCGCTCGCCGCGGTCGGCCCGGCCAGCGTGGCCGACCTCGCCACGTTCACCGGCCTCCGCGCGGTGCGCGAGGCGCTCGAGGGGCCCGGGGCCGGCCTGCGCACCTTTCGCGACGAGGACGGGCGCGAGCTCCTCGATCTCGCCGACGCGCCGCGCCCGTCCGAGGACGTGGCGGCGCCGGTGCGGTTCCTGGGGGAGTTCGACGCCATCCTCCTCGCCCACGCCGACCGGCGGCGGTTCATCGACGACGCGCACCGGCCGCTGGTGGTGACGAACAACGGGCTGGTGCGCGCGTGCTTCCTGGTGGACGGGCGGGTGGAGGGGACCTGGCGCACCGAGCGCGGGCGGCGCGGGACGGCGCTGGTGGTGGAGCCGTTCGCGACGCTCGACGGCGCCGCGCGGCTGGCGCTGGGCGCCGAGGGCGAGGCGCTCCTGCGCTTCATGGAGCCCGGCGCGCGGGTTCACGACGTGCGCTTCGCCCGGCCGAACGCGGCAGGCCGCCGATGA
- a CDS encoding DoxX family protein yields the protein MRTADGRWRRRAVAVADLPARLALGSTMLYHGLSKLRGEGPAQTARMFEGLGLRPGRALAVATGVAETFAGAAAILGIATAPAALAVIVTQAVAIGKVHAPKGFSVGQGGMEFNLALVAMALALLAEGPRTVSAHHAARRLARRRGLPGLLAAARPGRVERALAMLG from the coding sequence ATGCGGACTGCGGACGGTCGCTGGCGGCGGCGGGCGGTGGCGGTGGCGGACCTGCCCGCACGGCTCGCGCTCGGGAGCACCATGCTCTACCACGGGCTGTCCAAGCTGCGCGGCGAGGGCCCGGCGCAGACGGCCCGGATGTTCGAGGGGCTCGGGCTCCGCCCCGGCCGCGCGCTCGCGGTGGCGACCGGCGTCGCCGAGACGTTCGCCGGCGCCGCGGCGATCCTCGGGATCGCCACCGCGCCGGCGGCGCTGGCGGTGATCGTGACGCAGGCGGTCGCCATCGGGAAGGTGCACGCGCCGAAGGGCTTCAGCGTCGGGCAGGGAGGCATGGAGTTCAACCTCGCGCTCGTCGCGATGGCGCTCGCGCTGCTCGCCGAGGGGCCGAGGACCGTCTCGGCGCACCACGCGGCGCGGCGGCTGGCGCGGCGGCGCGGCCTCCCGGGCCTCCTCGCCGCGGCGCGGCCGGGCCGCGTCGAGCGCGCGCTCGCGATGCTCGGCTGA
- a CDS encoding YIP1 family protein: MTASELSTDGSILLRALAVPQHGFSLVTTRRRAGLALALATAAALATAAAVLPSTDFGASALAADRSPEGAELTVSQREENAATARKLGLIAGWAGAAALPALLAVAAAGCLFVGFRVAGSRPDFKATLAVTAHGMLPVWLGGLLAIPAALVHAPLAPADVPRLVPSSLAALVPSAPPPLAAALGAADLFTVWALALVALGMARAAGTSRLRAAVVTLVLFAAYVALLKVVPAALSAGGPGPR, encoded by the coding sequence ATGACCGCATCCGAGCTTTCCACCGACGGTTCCATCCTCCTCCGCGCGCTCGCGGTGCCGCAGCACGGGTTCTCGCTCGTGACCACGCGCCGGCGCGCCGGCCTCGCGCTCGCGCTCGCCACCGCGGCCGCGCTCGCCACCGCGGCCGCGGTGCTCCCGAGCACCGACTTCGGCGCCTCGGCGCTGGCGGCCGACCGCAGCCCGGAGGGCGCCGAGCTCACCGTCAGCCAGCGCGAGGAGAACGCCGCCACCGCGCGCAAGCTCGGCCTCATCGCCGGCTGGGCCGGCGCCGCCGCGCTGCCCGCGCTGCTCGCGGTGGCCGCCGCCGGCTGCCTGTTCGTCGGGTTCCGCGTGGCCGGGTCGCGGCCGGACTTCAAGGCGACGCTGGCGGTGACCGCGCACGGCATGCTGCCGGTGTGGCTCGGCGGGCTGCTCGCCATCCCCGCCGCGCTGGTGCACGCCCCGCTCGCGCCGGCGGACGTGCCGCGGCTGGTGCCGTCGAGCCTGGCCGCGCTCGTCCCCTCGGCCCCGCCGCCGCTCGCCGCCGCGCTCGGCGCCGCCGACCTGTTCACGGTGTGGGCGCTCGCGCTGGTGGCGCTCGGCATGGCCCGCGCGGCCGGGACCTCGCGCCTGCGCGCCGCGGTGGTGACGCTGGTGCTCTTCGCCGCCTACGTGGCGCTCCTCAAGGTGGTCCCCGCCGCGCTGTCGGCGGGCGGCCCCGGCCCCCGCTAG
- a CDS encoding TolC family protein, producing MRSLAAALLLALASATRAQAPITLDDALAQAARANADLSMARADRGIAAADRGQARAAVLPRLDLDAGFGHSFIGRATGAGALIDPITGQVTVVGAASDSEAYSASLSLSQPLFDWARFKDLDRARWGARATDRGYDETALSVSFEVTRRFYDLVKQERSLEVLQKTVTRSQELVDRAEALFTAGRAPKSDTYSARVNLQNDRIAVEGQRMRVAQARTALAQVLGRIDAEAISVVAPAAIDAPGVPGAEPPAADALVARARERRPAVLAQAASVHAARAAVGGAQAGYLPTVSAVGSYARQGTVLGGQGGVYGDPGRDYSASAQVVLSWNLFEGFGTSARVQRASASLDRARADEDRTLQAVAKEIGDARAAAVTLAQQVALATDTLAIAQQSLALATERLEAGLANQLELRDANLKLTQAELSLLESRIDHAVAIADLARAAGGTL from the coding sequence ATGCGCTCCCTCGCCGCCGCGCTCCTCCTCGCCCTCGCCTCCGCGACGCGCGCCCAGGCGCCCATCACGCTCGACGACGCGCTCGCGCAGGCCGCGCGCGCGAACGCGGACCTCTCCATGGCGCGCGCCGACCGCGGCATCGCCGCCGCCGACCGCGGCCAGGCCCGCGCGGCGGTGCTGCCCCGCCTCGACCTCGACGCCGGCTTCGGCCACAGCTTCATCGGCCGCGCCACCGGCGCCGGCGCGCTCATCGACCCCATCACCGGGCAGGTGACGGTGGTCGGCGCCGCGAGCGACTCCGAGGCCTACAGCGCCTCGCTCTCGCTGTCGCAGCCGCTCTTCGACTGGGCCCGCTTCAAGGACCTCGACCGCGCCCGCTGGGGCGCCCGCGCCACCGACCGCGGCTACGACGAGACCGCGCTCTCCGTCTCCTTCGAGGTCACGCGCCGGTTCTACGACCTCGTGAAGCAGGAGCGGAGCCTCGAGGTGCTGCAGAAGACGGTGACGCGCTCGCAGGAGCTGGTGGACCGCGCCGAGGCGCTGTTCACGGCGGGGCGCGCGCCGAAGAGCGACACCTACTCGGCCCGCGTGAACCTGCAGAACGACCGCATCGCGGTGGAGGGGCAGCGCATGCGGGTGGCGCAGGCGCGCACCGCGCTGGCCCAGGTGCTGGGGCGCATCGACGCCGAGGCGATCTCGGTGGTCGCGCCCGCGGCCATCGACGCGCCCGGCGTCCCCGGCGCCGAGCCTCCCGCGGCCGACGCGCTCGTCGCCCGGGCCCGGGAGCGCCGCCCGGCGGTGCTGGCGCAGGCGGCCTCCGTGCACGCGGCCCGCGCCGCGGTGGGCGGCGCGCAGGCCGGCTACCTGCCCACGGTCTCGGCGGTGGGCTCCTACGCGCGCCAGGGCACCGTGCTCGGCGGCCAGGGCGGCGTCTACGGCGATCCCGGGCGCGACTACAGCGCCTCCGCCCAGGTGGTCCTGTCCTGGAACCTGTTCGAGGGGTTCGGCACCTCCGCCCGCGTGCAGCGCGCCTCGGCCTCGCTCGACCGCGCCCGCGCCGACGAGGACCGGACGCTGCAGGCGGTCGCGAAGGAGATCGGCGACGCGCGGGCCGCGGCGGTGACGCTCGCGCAGCAGGTGGCGCTCGCCACCGACACGCTCGCCATCGCGCAGCAGTCCCTGGCGCTCGCGACCGAGCGGCTGGAGGCGGGCCTCGCCAACCAGCTCGAGCTCCGCGACGCAAATCTCAAGCTGACGCAGGCGGAGCTCTCGCTCCTGGAGTCCCGCATCGATCACGCCGTGGCGATCGCCGACCTGGCGCGCGCCGCGGGAGGAACGCTCTAG
- a CDS encoding efflux RND transporter periplasmic adaptor subunit → MATQNPLPMPSPDHAAPAPEGPVLAALPPQPRMSWGKRIVAGLFVVAVVAITVSALRPKPPPPIGIQAVAAKRGPITRLVTAAGKLQAATEVKLSANVSGDLLELDAHEGDLVKKGQVLGKVDSRRYTAQVAQQTAARASAAADVELEKVKVAQLEQELARVERLVKTGNASAAELDTARSNLGAERARQQAAVERVAQADAALSEARHALSLTTLASPIDGVITKRQKTAGERVRGSDLSEDVVLIISTLSKMEAKIEVGEHEVVYVKEGDTAEVEIDAFPDQKFPATVVEVARNATVKNQGTEGEVTTFFVRLALDHPVQNALPGMSAQASIATDTRASAVVVPIQAVTVRPERELTGAGPAPEGPPTPAQGAGQKKAKRDPLRKVVFVIEDGVAKIRPVETGLASDTELEITSGLKEGEKVVEGPYRVLSRELADGKRVVEEPLGGKPGAGGKKG, encoded by the coding sequence ATGGCCACGCAGAACCCGCTCCCGATGCCCTCCCCCGACCACGCCGCGCCGGCCCCGGAGGGCCCGGTGCTGGCGGCCCTCCCGCCGCAGCCGCGCATGAGCTGGGGCAAGCGGATCGTCGCCGGCCTGTTCGTGGTGGCGGTGGTCGCCATCACCGTGTCCGCGCTGCGCCCCAAGCCGCCGCCGCCCATCGGCATCCAGGCGGTGGCCGCGAAGCGCGGGCCCATCACCCGCCTCGTCACCGCCGCCGGCAAGCTCCAGGCGGCCACCGAGGTGAAGCTCTCCGCGAACGTCTCGGGCGACCTGCTCGAGCTCGACGCGCACGAGGGCGACCTGGTGAAGAAGGGCCAGGTGCTCGGCAAGGTGGACTCGCGGCGCTACACCGCGCAGGTGGCGCAGCAGACCGCCGCGCGGGCCAGCGCCGCCGCCGACGTCGAGCTGGAGAAGGTGAAGGTCGCGCAGCTCGAGCAGGAGCTGGCCCGGGTGGAGCGGCTGGTGAAGACCGGCAACGCCAGCGCGGCCGAGCTCGACACGGCCCGCTCCAACCTCGGGGCCGAGCGGGCCCGCCAGCAGGCCGCGGTCGAGCGGGTCGCCCAGGCCGACGCGGCGCTCAGCGAGGCGCGCCACGCGCTCTCGCTCACCACGCTCGCCTCGCCCATCGACGGCGTCATCACCAAGCGCCAGAAGACCGCGGGCGAGCGCGTGCGCGGCTCGGACCTGTCCGAGGACGTGGTGCTCATCATCTCCACGCTCTCCAAGATGGAGGCGAAGATCGAGGTGGGCGAGCACGAGGTGGTCTACGTGAAGGAGGGCGACACCGCCGAGGTCGAGATCGACGCCTTCCCGGACCAGAAGTTCCCGGCCACGGTGGTGGAGGTGGCGCGCAACGCGACGGTGAAGAACCAGGGCACCGAGGGCGAGGTGACCACGTTCTTCGTGCGGCTCGCGCTCGACCACCCGGTCCAGAACGCGCTCCCCGGCATGAGCGCGCAGGCGTCCATCGCCACCGACACGCGCGCCAGCGCGGTGGTGGTGCCGATCCAGGCGGTGACGGTCCGGCCCGAGCGCGAGCTGACCGGCGCCGGCCCCGCGCCCGAGGGCCCGCCCACCCCGGCGCAGGGCGCCGGGCAGAAGAAGGCCAAGCGCGATCCGCTGCGCAAGGTGGTGTTCGTGATCGAGGACGGGGTGGCGAAGATCCGCCCGGTCGAGACGGGCCTCGCCAGCGACACCGAGCTCGAGATCACCTCCGGCCTGAAGGAGGGCGAGAAGGTGGTGGAGGGCCCGTACCGCGTGCTCTCGCGCGAGCTCGCCGACGGCAAGCGCGTCGTCGAGGAGCCGCTGGGCGGCAAGCCGGGCGCCGGCGGGAAGAAGGGGTAG
- a CDS encoding ABC transporter ATP-binding protein, protein MAEPLIVVEELHRHYVVGGETVRALDGVSFTIERGEWVAIVGQSGSGKSTLMNLLGCLDTPSAGVYRLNGSDVEGLADDQLADLRNREIGFVFQTFQLLPRASAVQNVELPLVYRGVPRRERRARAEGALRAVGLGHRMTHRPNELSGGQRQRVAIARALVGEPSILLADEPTGNLDSATGEEIIRLFSELHQRGHTIILVTHEPRLAARCPRAIRLSDGRVVGDGPGAEVALSGARAVHA, encoded by the coding sequence GTGGCCGAGCCGCTCATCGTCGTCGAGGAGCTTCACCGGCACTACGTGGTGGGCGGCGAGACCGTGCGCGCGCTCGACGGCGTGTCGTTCACCATCGAGCGCGGGGAGTGGGTCGCGATCGTGGGCCAGTCCGGCTCGGGCAAGTCCACGCTCATGAACCTGCTCGGCTGCCTCGACACGCCCAGCGCCGGCGTCTACCGCCTGAACGGCTCGGACGTGGAGGGGCTCGCCGACGACCAGCTCGCAGACCTGCGCAACCGCGAGATCGGGTTCGTGTTCCAGACGTTCCAGCTGCTGCCGCGCGCCAGCGCGGTGCAGAACGTGGAGCTGCCGCTCGTGTACCGCGGGGTGCCGCGCCGCGAGCGCCGCGCCCGCGCCGAGGGGGCGCTGCGCGCCGTGGGCCTCGGCCACCGCATGACCCACCGGCCCAACGAGCTGTCCGGCGGCCAGCGGCAGCGCGTGGCCATCGCCCGCGCGCTGGTGGGCGAGCCGTCGATCCTGCTCGCCGACGAGCCCACCGGCAACCTGGACTCCGCCACCGGCGAGGAGATCATCCGCCTGTTCTCCGAGCTGCACCAGCGCGGCCACACCATCATCCTCGTCACCCACGAGCCGCGGCTGGCGGCGCGCTGCCCGCGCGCCATCCGGCTGTCCGACGGCCGCGTGGTGGGCGACGGCCCCGGCGCCGAGGTGGCGCTGTCCGGCGCCCGGGCGGTCCACGCATGA
- a CDS encoding ABC transporter permease, producing MNRAVRAFVRAGAELAEAVRIALESLVGARLRSFLTTLGIVIGVMTVIAIVAIIQGLNRSFEGQIANLGANTLYVSKFAWLAQGRGEWWEMRNRKDLGKRELAAVEREVTLATAVAPQAGTRGTVTRLDKELSGVQLIGTNARYLDTGAGSVQAGRFLTDTDVDLERAAAVLGYAVAERLFPGASPETVLGQRVTLEGHPFTVVGVMAKRGQMLGMDMDSNVILPFTTFLRDLGSKRSLNLAVAAAPENLSALEDQIVGVLRRVRQVAPDKKDDFAINRQEQFLRIYRQLTGALYGVAIGVGLITLVVGGIGIMNIMLVSVTERTREIGVRRALGARRRTILLQFLIESSVVAALGGAVGTTLGLGVAQLVALLTPLAAAVTPSAVALGLGFSAGVGLLFGSWPAWRAARLDPVEALRYE from the coding sequence ATGAACCGCGCCGTCCGGGCCTTCGTCCGCGCCGGCGCGGAGCTCGCGGAGGCGGTGCGCATCGCGCTCGAGTCGCTGGTCGGCGCGCGGCTGCGCAGCTTCCTCACCACGCTCGGCATCGTCATCGGCGTGATGACGGTGATCGCGATCGTCGCCATCATCCAGGGGCTGAACCGCTCGTTCGAGGGGCAGATCGCGAACCTGGGCGCGAACACGCTCTACGTCTCCAAGTTCGCCTGGCTGGCGCAGGGCCGCGGCGAGTGGTGGGAGATGCGGAACCGCAAGGACCTGGGCAAGCGCGAGCTGGCCGCGGTGGAGCGCGAGGTGACGCTCGCCACGGCGGTGGCGCCGCAGGCCGGCACGCGCGGCACGGTCACCCGGCTCGACAAGGAGCTTTCCGGCGTCCAGCTCATCGGCACGAACGCGCGCTACCTCGACACCGGGGCCGGCTCGGTGCAGGCCGGGCGCTTCCTCACCGACACCGACGTGGACCTGGAGCGCGCGGCCGCGGTGCTGGGGTACGCGGTGGCGGAGCGGCTGTTCCCGGGCGCCTCGCCGGAGACCGTCCTCGGCCAGCGCGTCACGCTGGAGGGCCACCCGTTCACGGTGGTGGGGGTGATGGCGAAGCGCGGGCAGATGCTCGGCATGGACATGGACAGCAACGTCATCCTGCCGTTCACCACGTTCCTGCGCGACCTCGGCTCGAAGCGCTCGCTCAACCTGGCGGTGGCCGCCGCGCCGGAGAACCTCTCCGCGCTCGAGGACCAGATCGTCGGCGTGCTGCGCCGGGTCCGGCAGGTGGCGCCGGACAAGAAGGACGACTTCGCCATCAACCGGCAGGAGCAGTTCCTGCGCATCTACCGCCAGCTCACCGGCGCGCTCTACGGCGTCGCCATCGGCGTGGGGCTCATCACGCTGGTGGTGGGCGGCATCGGCATCATGAACATCATGCTGGTGTCGGTGACCGAGCGGACCCGCGAGATCGGGGTGCGGCGGGCGCTGGGCGCCCGGCGGCGCACCATCCTGCTCCAGTTCCTGATCGAGTCCTCGGTGGTGGCGGCGCTGGGCGGCGCGGTCGGCACCACGCTCGGCCTCGGGGTGGCGCAGCTCGTGGCGCTGCTCACGCCGCTCGCGGCCGCGGTGACGCCCTCGGCGGTGGCGCTCGGGCTCGGCTTCTCCGCGGGCGTGGGCCTGCTGTTCGGCTCCTGGCCGGCCTGGCGCGCCGCGCGCCTCGATCCGGTCGAGGCGCTGAGGTACGAATGA
- a CDS encoding ABC transporter permease: MNAFLDTLAMAIGTLRGNVLRSMLTLLGIVIGACTVVAMMSLTEGLRLKMTTDFAMLGAGAFQVQKWPHMNFGPIDWRKYEQRKPLTREQGEALRSLPHVKFVSIEEYPSGDGNGAAVVSTPERATRREVAFGGVLPDYEPANGVTVGQGRFITTTDVLLGRRVTFVGTDVVDVLFPKMDPIGREVRIRGVPFEIIGVSVKQGSIFGQSKDSWAVVPWTAYEVAFGRNRNNNIAIQATSAEDLPLAMDEVVATLRRLRGLGPQDENDFELFSNDTSAEMFDNLARMVGAATFGVCALALLVGGIGVMNIMLVSVTERTREIGVRMALGARRGRILMQFLLESITLSGLGGLVGVLVGAGLALGARTVFDVPASIPAWAVILSLASACGAGLLFGIYPAARASKLDPVEAMRIE; the protein is encoded by the coding sequence ATGAACGCCTTCCTCGACACGCTGGCGATGGCCATCGGCACGCTGCGCGGCAACGTGCTGCGGTCGATGCTGACGCTGCTCGGCATCGTGATCGGCGCCTGCACCGTGGTGGCGATGATGTCGCTCACCGAGGGGCTCCGCCTCAAGATGACGACCGACTTCGCCATGCTGGGCGCCGGCGCGTTCCAGGTCCAGAAGTGGCCGCACATGAACTTCGGGCCGATCGACTGGCGCAAGTACGAGCAGCGCAAGCCGCTCACCCGCGAGCAGGGCGAGGCGCTCCGGTCGCTCCCGCACGTGAAGTTCGTGTCGATCGAGGAGTACCCGAGCGGCGACGGCAACGGCGCGGCGGTGGTCTCCACGCCGGAGCGGGCCACCCGGCGCGAGGTCGCGTTCGGCGGGGTGCTCCCCGACTACGAGCCCGCCAACGGCGTCACCGTCGGCCAGGGCCGGTTCATCACCACCACCGACGTGCTGCTCGGCCGCCGGGTGACGTTCGTGGGCACCGACGTGGTGGACGTGCTGTTCCCGAAGATGGACCCCATCGGCCGCGAGGTGCGCATCCGCGGCGTGCCGTTCGAGATCATCGGCGTCTCGGTGAAGCAGGGCAGCATCTTCGGCCAGTCGAAGGACTCCTGGGCGGTGGTGCCCTGGACCGCCTACGAGGTCGCGTTCGGGAGGAACCGCAACAACAACATCGCCATCCAGGCCACCTCGGCGGAGGACCTGCCGCTCGCCATGGACGAGGTGGTCGCGACCCTGCGGCGGCTGCGCGGGCTCGGGCCGCAGGACGAGAACGACTTCGAGCTGTTCTCGAACGACACCTCGGCCGAGATGTTCGACAACCTGGCGCGGATGGTGGGCGCGGCCACGTTCGGCGTGTGCGCGCTGGCGCTGCTGGTCGGCGGCATCGGCGTCATGAACATCATGCTCGTGTCGGTGACCGAGCGGACCCGCGAGATCGGCGTCCGGATGGCGCTCGGCGCCCGCCGCGGCCGCATCCTGATGCAGTTCCTGCTCGAGTCGATCACCCTGTCCGGCCTGGGCGGCCTGGTGGGCGTGCTGGTCGGCGCCGGGCTGGCCCTGGGGGCCCGGACCGTGTTCGACGTTCCCGCGAGCATCCCGGCGTGGGCGGTGATACTCTCCCTCGCCTCTGCCTGCGGGGCCGGGCTGCTGTTCGGCATCTACCCGGCCGCCCGAGCCTCGAAGCTCGACCCGGTGGAGGCGATGCGGATCGAATAG
- the lepB gene encoding signal peptidase I → MREVRGWTLTILAVLAFRTFLYEAVYIPSGSMLPTLEIGDYVIVEKWAYGARLPFTATAQATWATPKRGDIVVLLAPPGNPRDDDLIKRVVAVGGDTVEIVDGHLVLNGQPVPRERIAGSCGYWDRPEGSGWREEPCVDAVEQLGPHRYHTYCTPYQECGDVPPQKVPEGTVWLAGDHRDHSADSRVFGPVPVGRIKGRAWIALASWGPGGPRWNRLFHFVNH, encoded by the coding sequence ATGAGAGAGGTACGGGGCTGGACGCTCACCATCCTCGCGGTGCTCGCCTTCCGGACGTTCCTCTACGAGGCCGTCTACATCCCGTCGGGCTCGATGCTGCCGACGCTGGAGATCGGCGACTACGTCATCGTGGAGAAGTGGGCCTACGGCGCGCGGCTGCCGTTCACGGCGACCGCCCAGGCCACCTGGGCCACCCCGAAGCGCGGCGACATCGTGGTGCTGCTCGCGCCGCCGGGGAACCCGCGCGACGACGACCTCATCAAGCGGGTGGTGGCGGTCGGCGGCGACACGGTCGAGATCGTGGACGGGCACCTGGTGCTGAACGGCCAGCCCGTGCCCCGCGAGCGGATCGCCGGCTCGTGCGGCTACTGGGACCGCCCCGAGGGCAGCGGCTGGCGCGAGGAGCCGTGCGTGGACGCGGTCGAGCAGCTCGGGCCGCACCGCTACCACACGTACTGCACCCCGTACCAGGAGTGCGGTGACGTGCCGCCGCAGAAGGTGCCGGAGGGCACGGTGTGGCTCGCCGGCGACCACCGCGACCACTCCGCCGACAGCCGCGTGTTCGGCCCCGTCCCCGTCGGCCGCATCAAGGGCCGCGCCTGGATCGCGCTCGCGTCCTGGGGGCCGGGCGGGCCGCGGTGGAATCGGCTGTTCCACTTCGTGAATCATTAG